The Mauremys reevesii isolate NIE-2019 linkage group 13, ASM1616193v1, whole genome shotgun sequence genome contains a region encoding:
- the DYNLRB1 gene encoding dynein light chain roadblock-type 1 produces MAEVEETLKRIQSQKGVQGIIVVNSEGIPIKSTVDNSTTVQYAGLMHSFIMKARSTVRDIDPQNDLTFLRIRSKKNEIMIAPDKDYFLIVIQNPTE; encoded by the exons ATG gcTGAGGTGGAAGAAACACTGAAGCGAATTCAGAGCCAAAAGGGCGTCCAAGGAATCATTGTTGTTAATTCGGAAG GTATTCCTATCAAAAGCACGGTGGACAACTCCACAACAGTGCAATACGCAGGCCTAATGCACAGCTTCATCATGAAGGCAAGGAGCACTGTGCGAGACATTGATCCCCAGAATGACCTGACGTTCCTGCGGATCCGCTCCAAGAAAAATGAGATCATGATTGCTCCAG ATAAAGACTATTTCCTGATCGTCATCCAGAATCCAACAGAATGA